DNA from Streptomyces canus:
GTAGAGGCAGTAGGCGGCGGCGGCCTGCCCGGCGCCGGCGGCGTACTGCCACCAGAAGCGTGCGCCTTCGTCGGTGTCGGTGAGCTGCAGGACGCAGGCGAGAACGAGGGCGCTGCGGGGTTCGGGGACCTGGTCGGTGACGAAGTCGGCGATCTGCATGGGTGGGGTGTGGGTGACGAGGGTTTCGCACAGGGTGCGCAGGTCCTCGGCCGCGCCGTTGGGTGTGCTGGTCTGTGCGGGGTCGCCGGGCGGGGGTGTGCTCGTGGCGGGCGGGGGGATGATGTCGCGGGGCATGGTGCGCTCACGGACCAGGAGGGCTCTGGAGAGGAGTTCTTCGATGCGGGTCACGGGGTGTTCCCTTCGGACGGCGGCGGGCAGATGACGCTTTCCAGGAAGCGGGTGGCGTGGCGCTCGTTGGAGCGGACGGCGGCCAGCGAGGCACCGAGGAGGGCGGAGACGCGCTCCGGGGAGAAGCCGCACAGGCGGCGCAGCACCATGACGTCGAGTTGGTGGGCGGGCAGGCGGCTCACGGCCGTGAAGAGTTCCAGGCTCTCGGTGAGCTGGTTCATGCAGTCGGCCGGGTTGGTGAGGGACTGCAGGGCGACCGTGTCGAAGGCGGCCCGGCTCAGCTCGGGCCGGCCGTCCAGGTGGGGGGTTCGGGTCATGACGGTGGCGCGCAGGACGTTCCAGGCGAAGCGGCGGGTGTCGTGGCTGGCGAGGGCGTCGTTCCAGGACAGCCAGAGGATGTCGAAGGTGTCGGACACGGCGGTGTCGCGCTGGTCGTCGTCGAGGAAGACCTGGGCGTAGAGGAGGTAGTCGCCCTCCACCATTTCGCGGAAGGCTTGGTGGTCCAAGGGGGCAGGGGTGTCGTCGGTGGTCGTCAGGGTGGTGCCCTGGGTGCAGCGTTCGACCCACTCGCTGCTCTTGTGGGCTTCGAAGGCGGCCTGGCGCCACAGCCGGTACAGGGGCCAGCTGGGCATGTCCAGTTCGACGGCCAGCAGCAGGACAATTTCCCAGCGCGGGTAGAGGCCGACGCCGCGCAGCAGTTCGGAGATCTTGGACTTGGCGAAGGTGACCCGGGTGCTGAGCTCGCTGAGGGTCAGCCCGCTGGCGAGGTAGGCGCATCGCACTGGCTCCAGCCAGGAGCGGTGCGCGCTGCCGACGGTGGCCGCGATCGGTCCGAGCTTGCGGCCGCGGCGTGCGGCGCCGGATCTGTCTGGGGGCGACGGTGGCTCCGGAGGTGTCGTCACGGGGCGTCGTCCTCCTTGTCCGCGATCGCGTCCAGGCCGGGACGGTCGCCGGGCGCGGGGTGAGGGCGGACGATGTGGACGATCTGCTGCACGGTCAGGGCAAGGGCCGGGGCGAGCGCGGCAACAGCGGCCGTCTGGCCGGTGGCCACCATCACCCCGCTCCAGGCGAACACCGTCGCCGTGACCGAGATGACCACTATCGGTCGGGTCTTCATGACTACCGCCTGTCTCTTCGGGAGGTCGGCCTACTTAAGACCGGTGGCCCATCCGGAAGGGCCACCGGATCCCCGGAGCAGGCGGGTGCCAGCCGCTTGCCGGGGAGGGCAACCAGCATGGCCAGAGCGGCAGTTACTACGCCACGTGATCAAGGAATCACGGAACAATGACGATCACCGAGTGGCGAGCGGCCCGGGAAGCAAGTCGGCGCGCTGAAGGGTGGAAGTTCCCGGTTCTCCTTGCAATTGCACGCCGAAAACGGGTCAATGGAACATGACGCCGTTGGGTGTCGGCCTTCCATCCGGAAGGGCCCGCCCCTGTGCCGAAAAATTGGGGGACGCGGGCATCACCGCTCTCGCCTGGCCGGAGTTGGAGGCCAGGCGAGAGCGGGAACCGTCCCTGCGGGACACGATGACCGTAAAGCACGGCACTGACATCCCGAAGAGCCTCGCCCCGGTACCAGCCCCGGTGTTCGTCCAGAGGTTGAGGCCGCGCGTTACGCCGGACTGCTCACACTGCACCTGAGACCGGGCTCGGCAGCGGCACCCCGCCAGCCACCGTATGAACCCGACGGTGTTCCTTCCCCTCCCGCTACGGGCGGTGCGCTTCACAACGCCAACCGGCCGCGTAAAGACGGGCTGGCTGCCCGCACCTCGGCGTGCCGGTCTCGCACACGCCTGGACGGGGACGTGGGATATCCGGAGCTTTGATGCGTACGACGGCGCGGGATTCGCGGACGCTGGAAGGACCAGGAGTCGAAGGAGCGGTCCGGACTGGTGCCGGGTTGTCAACGGTCATCGTCAGCTCGACGCTGTAGGCGCCGCGGCGCTCCAGAGGCGTACCGGGGAACCAAGTGTCCTCGCCGAACTTGCACGTCGGGTCCGCGTCGTTACCCGAGAATCGAATCTCCTCTTCAGGAACCTGCCCTGCCTCGAGATCAGTGGTCTCCGCGCTCCGGTAGTCATGCCACCTGGTCCGATCATCTGCGGAAACCCACATGTAAGCGCCGACACGCCGATCTTTGCGGGAGGGTGCGAATAGCGGTGCCACGCTGCCGGTGGCCGCGCCTATGAGCGTCTGGCCGACCGTGACGCCTCGCGTGTTGCCCTCATGGCCGGTCCACCCGGTGCCTTCATCGTCCAGGCGGCGAGGAGTGTCCCACTGAAGGTGTACCTTCCCGCAGCCTGTCTTCACTCGGCTGTCCGGGCAGGGACGCTCAGCACTCGCGGTGCATCGCCACTCGACGAGGACACGGAAGCCACCCACGAGTGCAAGGTCGGCCGCGCTGCTGATCTCTCGCCAGGTCACCTGCCGCGTCAGCATCCAGTTGGCCCGGTCGATCAGGTGGAACCTGTCGTCGTGGGTAATCCAGTTGGCGGCCAACCCGGCGTCGGTGTGGGCCTTCGACCGGCGGAGCACGGTGCCCGCGCTGGCGTTGTAGTACTGCGCTTCGCATCCCAAGCTCACACCACCGGCACCGACGATCGTCACGTCAGGTCTGGACGTCCGAGTCTTGGTCGTCTTCTCCACGTGGACCTCGAGGCCGGCCGCCTGCGCGGTGCGGGCCAGGAAGTCCTTCATGGCCTTGTGCCTATCGCTCTCCTCCGGCGTCATCTCGTGCACGGTGGGGAGGTGAGCGGCGCGCAGCCGCAGGGCCCCGTCAGGGCCGCGATGCTTCCGCACATACATGTGCGGGCTCTTGACTCCGCTCACTTCGGCTTTGCACTGACGGCCCTGGCTGCTCTCCACGCAGACGAGAAGTTCCCGGTCCCGCTCGGCCACGGGTTGGAGCAGGCTCTCGATCAGTTCCCCCGCGCTCAGTCCAGTGCCACCCAGGCCGAGGTCTTCCTTGTCGAGTTCGAGAATCCGCCGGAGGCCGGAATGCCATACACCGTTCGCCACAGATGTCCCCCACCCGGTAGCAATGCGCCGCAGACGTCTTTCTCAAGGTACGACTCACCGCTGACAGCGGGGATAGGAGACGACTCTGCAGGCGGTCATCCGGCCCTTCCTGCGCCCGAACTCAGGGGCAGCAGTGCCCGCGTTGGCGGCCTGCCAGTCCGTCAGCCCCGCTGGATCACTGCACCCGGGACAAGGAGCTGGCGCGGTTTCGGCAAGCTCTTCACCCGCGGCCACATTCTTCGACCCAACTCCCCAGAGAAACTGGGTATTTGGGCAAGGCTTGTCCATGCTCGGGTAAGGGAAGGGGTCGGTAACCGGAAGTTCATCGTTCAGGTCTACCCGCATAGAGCGGGACGGTGGTGTCATTCCGTCAGCCGCCCGGAAATTCGCCTCCGGGCCGAAAGCGGGAGACCCCCCAATGCGACCTCTGCGCCGCGTCACCGCCACCACCACCGCTCTCGGCATGGCCGCCGCGGGCCTCATCCTCGCCGCGACCGGTACGGCCCACGCCTCCGCCTGTTCCCAGGCCTACCTGCCGCTGCCCGACTCCTCCTGCACGCCCGGCGCGTACAACCCCGACGTCACCCAGTCGACCATCAACAGCACCATCTGCGTGTCCGGCTGGACCGGCACCGTCCGGCCCCCCACCTCCTACACCAACCCCCTCAAGGCGCAGGGCATCATCGACTACGGGTACTCCGACACCAGCATGGCGGACTACGAGGAGGACCACCTCGTGCCGCTGGAGCTCGGCGGTGCGCCCCGCGACCCCGGCAACCTGTGGCCCGAGCCGCACTACGGCACGAAGACCGCCTCCACCAAGGACGGCACCGAGACCAAGCTGAAGAACGCCGTCTGCAACGGCACCATCACCCTCTCCGCCGCCCGCAGCGCCATCAAGAACAACTGGACCACCGCGCTCCAGGTCACCGGCATCGGCTGACCTGCAGCGAGGTCGCAGCCCCGGCCGGTGATCGACCACACTCGAGTACGGCTTTGAATGACGGAGGCCCCGGCCGGGCGAGCCGGCCGGGGCCATGCCCCGTCACACCGCGGCATCATCTCGTGCCGCAGGGACGGGAAGCGGGGTCAGTGGTGGTGGCCGCCGTCGCGGTGGTGGCGCCCGCCCCAGGACGCGTCGTCGATGAAGCGGTCGTGGTCGTTGCGCAGGGTGGCGGTGTCGGAGTTGTTGTCCCACACGTAGTTGCGGCGGTCCATGTAAAGGTCGCTGCCGGTGTCGCGGCCCTCGCCGGTGTGGATACGGACGGTGGCGCGGCCCTCGAGTCGGTAGTGGTCGAAGGTGTAGGTATGGCCGTCCTCGTCCGTCAGGGTCCACTCGTCGAGGTTGACCGTGCGGCGCGTGGTGTTGGTGAGTTCCACCCACTCCTTGTTCAGTGAGCGTCGCGAGCGGTCGTCACGGCCGGGTGAGTCGTACTGGACCGAGCTGATCTCCACCTTCGGCCGGTCGGGCCGGGCGTGGTCGGCAGCCGACGCCGGCAGCGTCACCGCCCCGACGATCGCGGCGGCCGCGAGAGCGGCGGCGGACAGACGACGGGCGGTCACCGTGGAAGAAGACACAAGGCCCCCAGGTTGTACGGGCACCCGCCTCGTTCCCGGCCCCTGATAGCGGGGTGGAGGGAACGGGCTGGTGCGGTGTGCGGGTGGCGGCCGGTCGGCCGCACAGCCACACCATGGCCGTGCTGTGCAGGTCGTGAACGCGATACGGGTGCTCCGTTACTGTTCGCCCGCTTTGCCGTTACTCTCGACTGTAACGTCCATTCATACGGCGTATGCACACAGTTGACGCCCCGCCATGCAGACACCCCTTATCGGGCTTGGCCGCCCGCCGCGACCGCCAGGACGCGCCACCCCAGCAACTGCGCGCCCCTCACCCGAAAGTGCGTAACAGCCCTTGGACTCTGCACCTGGTTCCGGTGCCTACGAGCCGCTGGTCACGCGCGGCCGGCCTGCAGTTGTGCTGTTCGGAGAAGACGATGAGCCGCCGATGACGCCATCGGCATGACATCGCCCGGCAGACGCAACCGCACGTAGCCATACGGGGCTCTCCCCCTGCACATCACCCGCTGCTGGAGGAGACCGACGTGACCATCACCTTTGAGCCCCACACGCCGCAGACCTTCGTCGACCCCTACGCCGCCGACCCGGCGCAGACCATCTGGCCTCCAGCCACCGCAGGGCAGGACACGGACTGTCTGCTGCCGCCGCCCAACCCCGCCGAGCGCCTCAGCATCCTCATCGACCCCCGCGACCAGCGCCGCCTGGCCCTGCACGCCGCACTGACCGTCGCCGGCATCCCACCCCGGCCCGAGGACCGCGACGCCATCGACCAGCTCAGCGCCCTGCCCTCCAGCATCAACACCACCCTCCAGCGCTGGCTGCACCACACCACATGAAACGAATGGGAACACGCGCAAGCGCCGAGTGGGCCCCGCACATTGCCCGTGGGCCTCGGTCTCAAGCCTGTGGGCCACATCCGTACGCGGCTCGCAGCGCCGCGATCGCCTGCTCGTAGGTGTCGGCCTGCGTGTCGATCGTGAGCTGCACTCCCTCCCTTGTGCCGGAGCCGCGGTCGGGGCCGGGATGCCCGGCCGGCCCCAGCCCGAGATGAGCGCGCCGGAAGTCGATGGCGGCAGCCCGTACCTCCCGGGCACCATCCCACTCCGCCCAGAACTCCTGGTCGGGCAACCGCCGGTGACGCACCAGTTCCTCGGCAACATCGGCCACCGTCTCAGGGGCCGCCATCGGCGCGCGCAGCACCGTGAGCACGGTGTAGAGCAGGACGTCATAGGGGTGCAGGTCGGTCAGGGCGTAGTACCAGCCCTGGCGTTCCTCCCAGTCCAGCCGGATCCCGCCGCGCCCGCTGGTGCGGCTGACGTCCCAGGCGAGCCTCATGTAGGTGGTCAGGCCGCGCTCAAGGCCGTGGTGGCCGACCCGTACGGTGCCCGGCGGGATGCCCCGCTTGGTGAGGGCGGCGTCGACGGCCTTCACATAGGGCCAGTGCGGCATCCCCTGGGCCTTGCCGCGCGGTCCTGGCGGGTCGAGCAGCACGGGTCTACCTCCAGCGGGAGCAGGTCGGGGGTGGGGGCTATGAGGCGCGGCGGAAGACGGCGGCCGGGCCAATCACGCGGGGGCCGAACTTGTCGCGGACGCGGTCGATGGCGGTTTCCGCGGCGAGGCGGGCCTCGCGAGCGTCATCGAGGGAGAGCTGCCGGGGCGCCTGGTCGGCGTCGATGAGGTCTTCGCCCTTCAGGGCGAGCCCGGTCAGGCGGCCGCGCTGCAGGCCGGCGGCATCCATCAGCTGGTAGGCGAGCTGGCGCAGGTCGTCCTCATGGCCCGAGGGCGCGGCCAGGCGGCGCGTCTTCTCCCAGCTGCTGCCGCTGGCGAACTTCAAGGTCAACGTCAGCGCACGGGCGGCCTGGCTGCGGCCGCGCAGCCGGGTGCCGAGCCGGACGACCAGATCGAGCAGGGCGGCCCGGACGGCGGCGCCGTCCAGGGTGTGCTCATCGAAGCGGTGGCGCACGCTCGCCGTAGCGGGCAGCGCGCGGGGCACGACGGGGCGGGGGTCGATGCCGCGGGCCCGGTCGGCGGCCAGGCGGCCGGCCTTCCCGCCCAGCAGGCGCTGCACTGTCGCGGGTGGCACCGTCGCGAGAAGGCCCACGCATTGGATGCCGTAGTCCCGCAGCGCCGCTGCCTGTCGCGGGCCGATCCCATGCAGGACCTCGACCGGCAGCGGTCCGAGCCAGCCGGTGACGTCCTCGGGGGCGATCGCCAGGACCCCGCCCGGCCGGGGGACCTGTTCGGAGGCGGTCGCGGCGATCGTGATGGAGGGGCCGATGCCGACGCGGACGTCGACGGCGAGGCGGGAGACCGTCCGTACCCGCAGCACCTCCCCCAGTCGGCGGGCATCGACGCCGTAGTACGGCAGCGCTCCGCGCAGGTCCACCAGCGCCGCGGTCGGCGGCAGTGCCTGCACCACTGGCGACAGCTCAGCCAGCTCCTCCAGGACCTGCCGGTAAGTCTCCTCCGGTAGCTGGTCCGGGCAGCGCACATGCATCACCACACCGTTCCTGCCCGCCGTCGCGCGCGTACTCATCGGCCTCACCTCCCCCACCACGTTATCGAACAGAAAATCGAACACGCGAGGGCACGACGCCTCGATCTTGAGCCTAGAATCAAAAGCGTGTTCGATGATCTGCCGCCCGACCTGGACCGACTGCGCACCCTGCGGGTGTGGCATGCCCTGTGGCTGAACCGCATCGACCGCAAGATCACCCTGCTGGAGCGGCGCGAGGCAGAAGAGGAACACGGGCGGCGCACCCGGCCGCAGCCGCCGGAGTGGGTCGTCGAGGTCGGCATCGGCACCGGCAAGCCGCCCGTCCAGGTCCACGCCGGCACCTGCCACATGATCGGCTCGCGGCGCCGCCCCGTCAGCCGCGACGAAGCCCGCCGCCTCCTGACCGAAGGCCTGCGCGCCTGCACCCACTGCCAGCCGGACACCCAGCTGCACATCATCGACTTAGCCGCCCGCGGCCCACGTGCGCGCCATCGACCGCATCACCGGCTGCCCCCGGTCGCCTCCTGACTCCGGCCGCCGCACCGTCGGCGGCCCTGGCGCAGGCGGCCCCGCCCGGCGCGCAACACCCGCGAACGCGCCCCGATCCCCTCGCCCGCCGCCCGGGACCTGACCCACACCCACCTTCCTTGTTCTTCCTGCTGTGGGGCGTGGTCCGGGGGCGTAGAGGGGATGTCAGAGGCCCGACCACGCCCGTACGGTGGGGGTGACCTGCACGGATGCGGCGGCTTCGGCGAGGCTCGCGCAAGAGAAGTCGCAAGAGATGCCGCAAGAGAAGACGTAAGAGTTGGTGCAGGAGATGTTGCCGCGCGACAGACCGGAGCACGGTTCGAACAGCAGTACCTTTACTCCGTGGCAGCCTCGTACGACTTCCCCCAGGACCTGACCGACGCACAGGACGAACTCCGTCAGGTCCGCGCCGATCTACAGACGCTCTACCGACGGGTGCCATGGTCAGTCGAACCGCTGGACGCGTGGGAGACGCACGAGAACGCCTGGCGGCCGGCATCCCGCCCCGCCTCCCCCGGCTGGAACCCCCAGGACGCGGCGGAGATCGCTCGGCTACGGACGCGGGAGCGCGAACTCGCCACGGCGATCGTCACGCACCCGTACTGGAACAACTTCGCCGCGGCCGACGTCCTCGCGGCCCGGACCGCGCTCAAGCACCACCACGAGCAGCAGACGGCCGGCGCCTCCAGCTAGGCAGTTTCGTTTGATCAGGCCGTGGGGTGGCGGCGGGCGCGGAGCCAGTGGACACCCTTCACGGCGTAGACAGCGGTCAGGAGCGGGAAGCCTGCGAGGCCGAGCCAGAACCAGGATTCTCCCACCATGAAACTCAGCAGCATGCCGCCAAAGAGCAGCAGGGATCCGACAACCTCCAGCAGGTCAAGGCGCGCCTTGAAACGTAGCGCGGAGTTGGCTTCCCGTAGTCGATGGATGACCGGGACGAGACCGAGGACCTGCCAGAAGAACAGAACGAGAAAGATCCAGACGAACCAACCGGGTATGCCCACGGCGCGCACTTTATCGGCCGTCCGGATCGCTCCGGGGGAAGATCAGAAAGAAGCACCCTAGCGACCGCTTCCCCTGCCGCCGTACCGTCGGCGGCCCTGGCGCGGCGGCCCCGCCCGGCGCGCAACAACGGTGAACGCGCCCCGATCCCCGGCTGCGTCCGCGCCGCCCATCCCGCCCTCCCACTCCTCAACTCCTGCCAGGGCATGGGCGAAGGGGGTCGCAACGGGGATGTCCGCGGCCCGACCACGCCCTACGGACGGGGTGACCTGGTCGAATCCCGAAGTGCTGGTAAGGCTCGCGCAACCTCCAGCGCAACACCTACCGCAACACGTTGGCGCAACGCCCAGCGCAACATCGAGCGCAACGGATTCACGTGGCGGACCCCGGATGGCAGCCCGGCGCCGGCACCCCTGCGCGCGGCAGAACCATCAGGCGCTGCGTGATCGGCGTGCAGTCGTCTTCTTCGTGGCTTTCTTCGCTGCCGTCTTCTTGGCCGGCTGCTTCTTCGCGGTCTTTTTCGGCATCTCGTGGACGTCGGCGTCCTCGCCGCGGGAGGCCTTGGCCTGCTGGACGGACTCGTTGAGGGCGGCCATGAGATCGAGGACCTTGCCCGGCTGTTCGGGCTCCGGTGCTTCGGGAAGGGGCTTCTCTTCCCGCTTCGCCTCGATGATCTTCGCCAGGGCGTCGGTGTAGGTGTCGGTGAATTCAGAGCCCTCGAGGTCGTCCTGGGTCATGCGGTCGATGAGCGCCAGCGCCCCTTCGATCTCTTCTTCCGAGATCTCCTCGTGCGGCGGGTCGACGGCGGCCGGATCGCGGACTTCGTCCGGCCAGCGCATCGCGTGCAGAACGATCGCATCGTCGCGCAGTCGCAGCAGTCCCAAGCGTTCGCGGCCCGACCAGGCGTACTTGGCGATCGCGACCTTCGACGACCTGGCCAGGGCTTGGCGCAGCAGCTTGTACGGCTTCGCGGCCACCTGTCCGTCCGGC
Protein-coding regions in this window:
- a CDS encoding sigma factor-like helix-turn-helix DNA-binding protein, which translates into the protein MTTPPEPPSPPDRSGAARRGRKLGPIAATVGSAHRSWLEPVRCAYLASGLTLSELSTRVTFAKSKISELLRGVGLYPRWEIVLLLAVELDMPSWPLYRLWRQAAFEAHKSSEWVERCTQGTTLTTTDDTPAPLDHQAFREMVEGDYLLYAQVFLDDDQRDTAVSDTFDILWLSWNDALASHDTRRFAWNVLRATVMTRTPHLDGRPELSRAAFDTVALQSLTNPADCMNQLTESLELFTAVSRLPAHQLDVMVLRRLCGFSPERVSALLGASLAAVRSNERHATRFLESVICPPPSEGNTP
- a CDS encoding competence protein CoiA family protein codes for the protein MANGVWHSGLRRILELDKEDLGLGGTGLSAGELIESLLQPVAERDRELLVCVESSQGRQCKAEVSGVKSPHMYVRKHRGPDGALRLRAAHLPTVHEMTPEESDRHKAMKDFLARTAQAAGLEVHVEKTTKTRTSRPDVTIVGAGGVSLGCEAQYYNASAGTVLRRSKAHTDAGLAANWITHDDRFHLIDRANWMLTRQVTWREISSAADLALVGGFRVLVEWRCTASAERPCPDSRVKTGCGKVHLQWDTPRRLDDEGTGWTGHEGNTRGVTVGQTLIGAATGSVAPLFAPSRKDRRVGAYMWVSADDRTRWHDYRSAETTDLEAGQVPEEEIRFSGNDADPTCKFGEDTWFPGTPLERRGAYSVELTMTVDNPAPVRTAPSTPGPSSVRESRAVVRIKAPDIPRPRPGVCETGTPRCGQPARLYAAGWRCEAHRP
- a CDS encoding lamin tail domain-containing protein is translated as MTARRLSAAALAAAAIVGAVTLPASAADHARPDRPKVEISSVQYDSPGRDDRSRRSLNKEWVELTNTTRRTVNLDEWTLTDEDGHTYTFDHYRLEGRATVRIHTGEGRDTGSDLYMDRRNYVWDNNSDTATLRNDHDRFIDDASWGGRHHRDGGHHH
- a CDS encoding DUF6292 family protein → MLLDPPGPRGKAQGMPHWPYVKAVDAALTKRGIPPGTVRVGHHGLERGLTTYMRLAWDVSRTSGRGGIRLDWEERQGWYYALTDLHPYDVLLYTVLTVLRAPMAAPETVADVAEELVRHRRLPDQEFWAEWDGAREVRAAAIDFRRAHLGLGPAGHPGPDRGSGTREGVQLTIDTQADTYEQAIAALRAAYGCGPQA
- a CDS encoding DNA polymerase Y family protein, whose amino-acid sequence is MSTRATAGRNGVVMHVRCPDQLPEETYRQVLEELAELSPVVQALPPTAALVDLRGALPYYGVDARRLGEVLRVRTVSRLAVDVRVGIGPSITIAATASEQVPRPGGVLAIAPEDVTGWLGPLPVEVLHGIGPRQAAALRDYGIQCVGLLATVPPATVQRLLGGKAGRLAADRARGIDPRPVVPRALPATASVRHRFDEHTLDGAAVRAALLDLVVRLGTRLRGRSQAARALTLTLKFASGSSWEKTRRLAAPSGHEDDLRQLAYQLMDAAGLQRGRLTGLALKGEDLIDADQAPRQLSLDDAREARLAAETAIDRVRDKFGPRVIGPAAVFRRAS
- a CDS encoding DUF6233 domain-containing protein, with translation MFDDLPPDLDRLRTLRVWHALWLNRIDRKITLLERREAEEEHGRRTRPQPPEWVVEVGIGTGKPPVQVHAGTCHMIGSRRRPVSRDEARRLLTEGLRACTHCQPDTQLHIIDLAARGPRARHRPHHRLPPVAS
- the ku gene encoding non-homologous end joining protein Ku, with the protein product MPRTIWSGAISFGLVTIPIRVASATENHSIQFHQYHLEDMGRVRVRKICDLEDREIPQSEIGKGYEYAKDQVVAISDAELQDLPLPTAKAIEIQAFVPLESIDPIRIAEGYYLVPDGQVAAKPYKLLRQALARSSKVAIAKYAWSGRERLGLLRLRDDAIVLHAMRWPDEVRDPAAVDPPHEEISEEEIEGALALIDRMTQDDLEGSEFTDTYTDALAKIIEAKREEKPLPEAPEPEQPGKVLDLMAALNESVQQAKASRGEDADVHEMPKKTAKKQPAKKTAAKKATKKTTARRSRSA